The Diaminobutyricimonas aerilata nucleotide sequence CACCGAGCCGAGCGTCACGTCGGACGCGCGGATGGGGGAGCCGTCGGGATCACGCGTGAGACGGACGTTCTTGTCCCAAATCGTGTGCTTGAGGAGCTTGACCGGGTCCGCAGCCGGGGCGAGGTCGCGGAACAGCACGACCGCCGGGATCGGCGTCGCCACGAGCGCGCCGATGAGCGTGTTGCGCAACAGGGCGCGACGGCCGAAGCCGGACTCCTTGTTGCCGAGGGCGAAGACCTCGACGGCCTTGGCGCGGGTCGCGTCGCTGCCGCGCGTGCCGTGACGCTGCTCGACGAGATCGTGCCCGTCCATGAGCGCCTTCGACCAGTGCACGGCACCGAGACCGATGCCGAGCAGACCGAGCGTGATGCCGAGTCCGAGCAGGAGGTTGCTCAGGCGCACCGAGCCCATGTCGCCCTCGGTGATCGGGAAGGCGATGTACGCCGCGACCGCGAAGACGCTGCCGACGATGGATGCGTAGAACAGCCACACGACGCGGCGCTCGGCCTGGGCATCCTTCTTCGGGTCCACGTCGGTGACGCGGGGCCGGTGCGGGGGGAATCCGGGGTTCTCGAACGAGTCGGAACGCACGACGGCGGTGCCGGAGGAGACCTCAGGGTGCTCGCTCCTCGCAACGTCCTTGCCGGGCTTGGCGTCGTTCACGCCCGAGTCCGGTTCGGCGCTGTCGTCCTGCTTCGCCATGGTGTCCTTCCAGTGAGTGCGGGTCGTCGGGGGTCAGTTGGAGCGGGCGGTCAGCCAGATCGTGATGCCCACGATCGCCCCGAGACCGAAGATCCAGATGAAGAGGCCCTCTGCCACTGGGCCGAGACTGCCGAGGTCGACGCCACCGGGCGACGGGGCGGAAGCCCACTCGGTCAGGTAGGTGATGATGTCGGCCTTGTCCTCGGGCGTGAGGTTCAGGTCGTTGAACACCGGCATGTTCTGCGGGCCGGTGACCATGGCCTCGTAGATGTGCACGGCGCTGACGTCCTTGAGGTTCGGCGCGTACTTGCCCTCCGTGAGCGCACCGCCGGCGCCGGCCACGTTGTGGCACATCGCGCAGTTGATACGGAAGAGCTCGGCGCCGTTGGCGGCGTCGCCGTCGGACTGCAGGTACTCCTCGTCGGGGATGGCCGGCCCGGGGGCGAGCGACGCGACCCACGCGGCGAGCTTGTGCACGTCCTCTTCGCTGAACTGGGCGGGCTTGTCCGGGGCCTGCGGACCCGTTGCGGCCATCGGCATGCGGCCGGTGCCGACCTGGAAGTCGACGGATGCGGCACCGACACCGATGAGGCTCGGGCCTGCCTCGGTGCCCTGGGCGTCGAGGCCGTGGCAGCTCGCGCAGTTCGCGGCGAAGATCTTGCCGCCCTCGTCGACCATCTCCTGGGTCGCTTCGGTGGTGTCGGCCGTGGCCGATGTCGTGAACATCGCGTAGGCGCCGCCGGTGGCCAGCAGACCGACGAGCAGCAGCGCAGCCGAGGCCAGCGGGTGCCGACGGCCGGAGGTACGGGGGGAGCGTGTCTTCTTCGCCATGCGGGGGATCCGGTCCAATGCCTTACTTGAGGAAGTAGATGATGAGGAACAGCGCGATCCACACCACGTCGACGAAGTGCCAGTAGTACGACACGACGATGGCGCTGGTGGCCTCGCGATGCGTGAACGTCCTCACCGCGTAGGCACGGCCGATCACGAGAAGGAAGGCGATGAGTCCACCGGTCACGTGCAGACCGTGGAAGCCGGTGGTGATGTAGAAGGCCGACCCGTACGAGTTGCTGGTGAGGCTCACGTACTCGCTGACCAGAAGCGAGTACTCGTAGGTCTGGCCGATGATGAAGATCGCACCCAGCAGATAGGTCAGGTAGAACCACTCGATCATGCCCCACTGCGTGGGCTTCCACCCGGTGCGGCGGTGCTGCAGGCGCTCGGCCGCGAAGACGCCGAACTGGCACGTGACCGACGAGAGCACCAGGATCACCGTGATCGTGAACGACAGCGGGATGTTGAGCTTCGCCGTCTCGTGGGCCCACAGATCGGGGGCCATCGAGCGCAGCGTGAAGTAGATCGCGAACAACCCGGCGAAGAACATGACCTCGCTGCCGAGCCAGACGATCGTTCCGACTTGGACGACGTTGGGACGGTTGATCATCGGGGCGCCCAGAGAGCGCGGCAAGGGGGTGCTGGTCACCACACCATTATGGACGATCCGGAGCACCCCCCGTACCGCGCCGCACCCCTTGAACGCACTGACGGGCCTATCCTGGCCACATGCTCGCGACCCCCGATTGGCCCGGCCTGCTGACCCGCCTCCTCGACGGCGACGACCTGACCATCAGCGAGGCGTCGTGGGCCATGCGGCAGGTCATGGCAGGCACCGTGACGCCCGCCCGGCTCGCGGCGTTCCTCGTCGCGCTGCGCGCGAAGGGCGAGACCGTGGACGAGGTCGTCGGGTTCCGCGACGCGGTGCTCGAGAACGCGCTGCCGTTCGACGCCGACCCCATGGCCCTCGACATCGTGGGCACCGGGGGCGACCGGTTCGGCACGGTGAACGTCTCGACGATGTCATCGGTGGTCGCCGCGGCGGCCGGAGCGCGCGTGGTGAAGCACGGCAACCGCGCGGCGAGCTCGGCGTCCGGCTCCTCGGACGTGCTCGCCGCCCTGGGCATCGATCTCTCCCTGTCGCCCGCGCGTGTCGCCGAGGTGCTCGAGGAGGTCGGCATCACGTTCGCGTTCGCGTCGGCGTTCCACCCGGGCTTCGCGAACGCCGGGCCGGTGCGCAAGGAGCTGGGCGTGCCGACGGTGTTCAACTTCCTCGGTCCGCTCTGCAATCCGGTGCGGCCGGAGGCGAGCGCGGTCGGCGTCGCGAACGCGGAGAAGATCCCGCTGTTCGTCGGGGTGTTCCAGACGCGAGGGGCGACGGCTCTCGTGTTCCGTGGCGACGACGGGCTCGACGAGATGACCACCACGGGTCACAGCCACGTCTGGGAGGTGTCGCGCGGACTCGTGACCGAACACGACATCGACCCGCGCGAGCTGGGTCTCGCCCGCGCCGAGATCCAGGACCTGCAGGGCGGGGATGCGGCGCACAACGCGGCGATCGCGCGGGCGGTGTTCGCCGGCGACCGCGGCCCCGTGCGCGACATCGTGCTGCTCAACACCGCCGCGGGGCTCGTGTCGTGGGACCTGGCGAACGATCCGGAACTCGTGCAACGGGACATCCGCGAGCGTTTCGCCGAGAAGATCGCGGTCGCCGAGTCGACGATCGACTCGGGCGCGGCAGCGGCGAAACTGGACGCGTGGGTGGCTGCCGCGGGGGCCTGACCGGC carries:
- the trpD gene encoding anthranilate phosphoribosyltransferase, with amino-acid sequence MLATPDWPGLLTRLLDGDDLTISEASWAMRQVMAGTVTPARLAAFLVALRAKGETVDEVVGFRDAVLENALPFDADPMALDIVGTGGDRFGTVNVSTMSSVVAAAAGARVVKHGNRAASSASGSSDVLAALGIDLSLSPARVAEVLEEVGITFAFASAFHPGFANAGPVRKELGVPTVFNFLGPLCNPVRPEASAVGVANAEKIPLFVGVFQTRGATALVFRGDDGLDEMTTTGHSHVWEVSRGLVTEHDIDPRELGLARAEIQDLQGGDAAHNAAIARAVFAGDRGPVRDIVLLNTAAGLVSWDLANDPELVQRDIRERFAEKIAVAESTIDSGAAAAKLDAWVAAAGA
- a CDS encoding c-type cytochrome, translating into MAKKTRSPRTSGRRHPLASAALLLVGLLATGGAYAMFTTSATADTTEATQEMVDEGGKIFAANCASCHGLDAQGTEAGPSLIGVGAASVDFQVGTGRMPMAATGPQAPDKPAQFSEEDVHKLAAWVASLAPGPAIPDEEYLQSDGDAANGAELFRINCAMCHNVAGAGGALTEGKYAPNLKDVSAVHIYEAMVTGPQNMPVFNDLNLTPEDKADIITYLTEWASAPSPGGVDLGSLGPVAEGLFIWIFGLGAIVGITIWLTARSN
- a CDS encoding cytochrome c oxidase subunit 3, which produces MINRPNVVQVGTIVWLGSEVMFFAGLFAIYFTLRSMAPDLWAHETAKLNIPLSFTITVILVLSSVTCQFGVFAAERLQHRRTGWKPTQWGMIEWFYLTYLLGAIFIIGQTYEYSLLVSEYVSLTSNSYGSAFYITTGFHGLHVTGGLIAFLLVIGRAYAVRTFTHREATSAIVVSYYWHFVDVVWIALFLIIYFLK
- a CDS encoding ubiquinol-cytochrome c reductase iron-sulfur subunit — encoded protein: MAKQDDSAEPDSGVNDAKPGKDVARSEHPEVSSGTAVVRSDSFENPGFPPHRPRVTDVDPKKDAQAERRVVWLFYASIVGSVFAVAAYIAFPITEGDMGSVRLSNLLLGLGITLGLLGIGLGAVHWSKALMDGHDLVEQRHGTRGSDATRAKAVEVFALGNKESGFGRRALLRNTLIGALVATPIPAVVLFRDLAPAADPVKLLKHTIWDKNVRLTRDPDGSPIRASDVTLGSVFHVIPEGLNESHHKLEEKAKAAVLLVRMNPAELKESEDRKSWSYDGIVAYSKICTHVGCPVALYEQHTHHLLCPCHQSQFDVSDQAKVIFGPAARPLPQLPIAVDDEGYLIAQSDFTEPVGPSFWEREL